A single region of the Brassica rapa cultivar Chiifu-401-42 chromosome A03, CAAS_Brap_v3.01, whole genome shotgun sequence genome encodes:
- the LOC103858858 gene encoding serine/threonine-protein kinase BSK3, with product MGGQCSNLGRCCGNSSHKTAVLEAPPHVENGENNDITDVPAFREYTLDQLKSATCGFAVEYIVSEHGEKAPNVVYKGKLENQKKIAVKRFTRMAWPDARQFLEEARSVGQLRSERMANLLGCCCEGDERLLVAEFMPNETLAKHLFHWETQPMKWTMRLRVVLYLAQALEYCTNQGRILYHDLNAYRVLFDEECNPRLSTFGLMKNSRDGKSYSTNLAFTPPEYLRTGRITPESVIYSFGTLLLDVLSGKHIPPSHALDLIRDRNLQTLTDSCLDGQFSESDGTELVRLASRCLQYEARERPNTKSLVTALTPLQKDTEVPSHVLMGLPHSGSVSPLSPLGEACSRKDLTAMLEILDKLGYKDDEGVTNELSFQMWTDQMQESLNSKKKGDVAFRQKDFREAIEYYTQFIDGGMVSPTVCARRSLCYLMSDMPKEALDDAIQAQVISPVWHVASYLQSASLSFLGMENESQMALKEGSTLEAKRNSPSQLK from the exons ATGGGAGGTCAATGCTCTAACCTGGGTCGTTGTTGTGGGAACTCATCTCACAAGACTGCTGTTCTTGAAGCTCCTCCTCATGTTG AAAATGGAGAGAATAATGATATCACCGATGTGCCTGCTTTCCGGGAGTACACATTAGACCAGCTCAAGTCAGCTACTTGTggttttgctgtggagtatattGTCTCCGAGCACGGAGAAAAGGCTCCCAATGTCGTCTACAAAGGCAAACTCGAGAACCAAAAGAAGATTGCTGTCAAGCGTTTCACTAGAATGGCCTGGCCTGACGCACGACAGTTCCTT GAGGAAGCGAGGTCGGTTGGTCAGCTGCGGAGTGAGAGAATGGCTAATTTACTCGGCTGTTGCTGCGAAGGTGACGAGAGGTTGCTTGTCGCTGAGTTTATGCCCAATGAAACCTTAGCCAAACACCTTTTCCATT GGGAAACGCAACCAATGAAATGGACAATGAGGCTAAGAGTTGTGTTATATCTAGCACAAGCTCTTGAATACTGCACCAACCAAGGCCGTATTCTCTATCACGACCTCAACGCCTACCGTGTTTTATTTGATGAGGAATGCAATCCAAGACTTTCTACTTTTGGcttgatgaagaacagtcgagatGGGAAAAGTTACAGCACAAATCTTGCTTTCACCCCTCCTGAATATCTCCGAACTG GGAGGATTACTCCAGAGAGTGTGATATACAGCTTTGGAACTCTTCTGCTTGATGTTCTCAGCGGGAAACATATACCTCCTAGCCAT GCCCTTGATCTGATTAGAGACAGAAATCTCCAGACGCTAACTGATTCTTGCCTAGATGGGCAATTCTCTGAAAGCGATGGCACAGAGCTAGTACGCCTGGCTTCTCGTTGTCTCCAGTACGAAGCTCGTGAGAGGCCAAACACAAAGTCTTTGGTCACTGCCCTGACACCTCTTCAGAAGGACACTGAG GTCCCATCCCATGTTCTAATGGGTCTGCCTCACAGTGGTTCGGTGTCTCCCCTGTCCCCTCTCGGTGAGGCTTGCTCGAGAAAGGACCTGACTGCTATGCTTGAGATCTTGGATAAACTTGGATACAAAGACGACGAGGGTGTCACCAATGAG CTCTCGTTTCAAATGTGGACAGACCAGATGCAAGAGTCTTTGAACTCCAAGAAGAAGGGAGATGTGGCTTTCAGGCAAAAAGACTTTAGAGAGGCCATTGAGTATTACACACAG TTCATAGATGGAGGAATGGTGTCTCCAACAGTGTGTGCAAGGCGTAGCCTGTGTTACCTAATGAGTGACATGCCAAAAGAAGCACTAGATGATGCAATTCAAGCACAAGTGATCTCTCCCGTGTGGCATGTGGCGTCTTATCTCCAGTCTGCTTCCCTTTCCTTCCTGGGGATGGAGAACGAATCACAAATGGCACTTAAAGAGGGTTCGACCCTTGAAGCTAAGAGGAATTCACCTTCCCAACTGAAGTGA
- the LOC103858859 gene encoding FT-interacting protein 7 translates to MSNIKLGVEVISAHGLFNADKQNSCSPFVELKFDNQIFHTTTKPNDPNPVWHESFYFAVSDPSFLSTLTLEAHVYSYQDGTDAKPFLGKVRVNGTSFVPHSEAAPFNYPLEKRSVFSRARGELGLRVFITEDPSITPFLPTPVPESPRSYIPSPRQEPVKSIITAAANMVAADKPKARTLYNVTPSVNQQPQQPVMNYGMQEMRAAAPMPPRVVQYNGPGPSSDFTVKETSPFLGGGRIIGGRIVRGTQRPVGTYDLVEEMRFLFVRVVKARDLPDRDLTGSLDPYVEVKIGNFKGVTRHLDKNSDPEWNQVFAFAKENLQSNVLEIVVKDKDLVLDDYVGTVRFDLHEVRSRVPPDSPLAPEWYRLENKRGEKKRAEIMLAVWEGTQADEAFGDAVFSDSLTSSDSSDIISANLRSKVYHSPRLWYLRVKIIEAQDVIIVSDKSRLPEAFVRIQVGNQMLKTKVAQRSFHPRWDNEFMFVVAEPFEEHLVLSVEDHSAANRDEPVGKAVIPLSAIERRNDDRAFRSRWFHLEDSISDAMDEDKAKRVKFATRLHVAAVLEGGYHVFDESTYYSSDLRPTARQLWKQAIGVLELGILNANGLHPVKNRDGKGTSDTYVVAKYGHKWVRSRTVINSLNPKYNEQYTWEVLDPATVLTICVFDNGHFSSGNGRDQTIGKVRIRLSTLQTGRVYTNAYPLLVLTPSGLKKRGELHLAVRFTCTSVSNTLMKYTKPLLPKMHYTQPLSVNLQEMLRVQALNIIVARLGRSEPPLRREVVEYMTDAKTHLFSMRRSKANFFRFTAVFSGVMSVWKWMGEVCSWRTPVTTGLVHVLYTMLVMFPEMILPTVFLYMAVIGLWNYRIRPRFPPHMDTKLSYAESVNADELDEEFDIFPTMKAPDIVKMRYDRLRIVAGKIQTVVGDIAAQGERVQALLSWRDPRATAIFVTFCFIVAMVLYITPFKLFALLSGYYFMRHPKLRHRIPSAPLNFFRRLPAMSDSML, encoded by the exons ATGAGCAACATAAAGCTTGGCGTTGAAGTCATAAGCGCACATGGCCTGTTTAACGCAGACAAGCAAAACTCATGTAGCCCTTTCGTGGAGCTCAAGTTCGATAACCAGATATTCCACACAACCACCAAACCCAACGATCCAAACCCCGTCTGGCACGAGTCTTTCTACTTCGCTGTCTCTGATCCTTCCTTCCTCTCCACACTCACACTCGAAGCCCATGTCTACAGCTACCAAGACGGAACCGATGCTAAGCCCTTTCTTGGAAAAGTCCGAGTCAACGGAACATCCTTTGTTCCTCACTCCGAAGCAGCTCCTTTCAATTACCCTCTAGAGAAACGCAGCGTTTTCTCTCGAGCCCGTGGAGAGCTTGGCTTGAGAGTCTTCATCACAGAAGACCCATCTATTACACCTTTTCTCCCAACCCCGGTTCCAGAGTCTCCTCGATCTTATATCCCAAGTCCACGTCAAGAACCTGTGAAGTCCATAATCACAGCTGCTGCCAACATGGTTGCTGCTGATAAGCCTAAAGCACGTACGCTTTATAACGTTACTCCTTCAGTGAACCAACAACCACAACAGCCAGTGATGAACTATGGGATGCAAGAGATGAGAGCTGCTGCGCCCATGCCTCCAAGAGTAGTCCAATACAACGGCCCAGGCCCATCATCAGATTTCACTGTGAAAGAGACGAGCCCTTTCCTCGGAGGTGGACGGATCATTGGAGGACGAATAGTTCGTGGAACGCAGAGGCCCGTAGGCACATACGATCTCGTCGAAGAGATGAGGTTTCTCTTCGTGAGAGTCGTGAAGGCGCGTGATCTCCCCGACAGAGACCTAACGGGAAGCCTAGACCCTTACGTGGAAGTAAAAATAGGAAACTTCAAAGGAGTTACAAGACATTTGGACAAGAACTCGGATCCGGAGTGGAACCAAGTCTTTGCATTTGCTAAAGAGAATCTTCAATCCAACGTTCTTGAAATAGTCGTCAAGGATAAAGACCTTGTCCTAGATGATTACGTTGGTACCGTCCGGTTCGATCTCCATGAGGTCCGGTCTCGTGTCCCTCCGGATAGTCCTTTAGCTCCAGAGTGGTATAGACTTGAGAACAAGAGAGGTGAGAAGAAGAGAGCTGAGATCATGCTTGCTGTTTGGGAAGGTACTCAAGCTGATGAAGCCTTCGGTGATGCTGTCTTCTCAGACTCGTTAACATCTTCAGACAGCTCCGACATTATCTCCGCTAACCTCCGGTCCAAGGTCTACCATTCCCCTCGGCTATGGTACCTAAGGGTGAAGATAATAGAGGCTCAAGACGTGATCATAGTCTCCGACAAGTCACGTCTCCCTGAAGCCTTTGTGAGAATCCAGGTCGGTAACCAGATGTTAAAGACTAAAGTGGCTCAAAGAAGCTTTCATCCGAGATGGGACAATGAGTTCATGTTCGTAGTCGCGGAGCCGTTTGAGGAACACCTGGTCCTCTCGGTGGAAGACCACTCCGCAGCCAACAGAGACGAGCCGGTAGGCAAAGCTGTGATCCCTCTCTCCGCTATCGAGAGACGTAATGATGATAGAGCGTTCCGTAGCCGTTGGTTTCATCTCGAAGACTCAATCTCAGACGCTATGGATGAGGACAAAGCCAAGAGAGTGAAGTTCGCTACTAGGCTCCACGTGGCCGCGGTTCTTGAAGGAGGCTACCATGTCTTTGACGAGTCTACTTACTACAGCAGCGATCTAAGGCCAACGGCGAGACAGCTCTGGAAACAAGCGATAGGAGTCTTGGAGCTTGGGATACTCAACGCAAACGGTCTCCACCCGGTTAAAAACCGAGACGGGAAAGGTACTTCGGACACGTACGTTGTTGCCAAGTACGGTCACAAGTGGGTTCGGTCGAGAACTGTGATCAACAGCTTGAATCCAAAGTACAATGAGCAGTACACATGGGAGGTTTTAGACCCCGCAACGGTCTTAACCATCTGCGTATTCGACAACGGTCACTTTTCATCTGGAAATGGCAGAGATCAGACCATTGGGAAAGTCCGTATTAGACTCTCTACTCTTCAGACGGGCCGCGTCTACACGAACGCTTACCCTTTACTAGTTCTAACCCCATCTGGTCTCAAGAAAAGAGGCGAGCTTCACTTAGCAGTGAGGTTCACCTGCACATCCGTCTCCAACACGCTGATGAAATACACAAAACCTCTCTTGCCGAAAATGCATTACACGCAGCCTTTATCCGTAAACCTACAAGAAATGCTTAGAGTCCAGGCTCTCAACATAATCGTGGCTCGCTTAGGACGGTCGGAGCCGCCGCTTAGACGCGAAGTTGTCGAGTACATGACGGATGCCAAGACTCATCTCTTCAGCATGAGGAGAAGCAAGGCTAATTTCTTTAGGTTCACCGCGGTGTTCTCGGGAGTGATGTCGGTGTGGAAATGGATGGGAGAAGTTTGCAGCTGGAGGACGCCGGTGACGACGGGGCTTGTGCATGTGTTGTACACGATGCTTGTGATGTTCCCGGAGATGATTTTGCCGACTGTGTTTCTGTATATGGCTGTGATTGGGTTGTGGAACTACAGGATTAGGCCGAGGTTTCCTCCTCATATGGATACCAAACTGTCTTACGCGGAGAGTGTGAATGCTGATGAGCTCGACGAAGAGTTTGATATCTTCCCGACCATGAAGGCTCCAGACATTGTCAAAATGAG GTATGATCGGCTGAGAATTGTGGCGGGGAAGATACAGACGGTGGTTGGAGACATAGCGGCACAGGGAGAGCGCGTGCAGGCTCTGCTGAGCTGGCGTGATCCACGCGCTACCGCAATATTTGTGACGTTTTGTTTTATCGTTGCCATGGTTCTCTACATAACACCTTTTAAACTATTTGCTCTCCTCTCCGGTTACTACTTCATGAGGCACCCTAAGCTCCGACATCGTATTCCATCGGCTCCGCTCAACTTTTTCCGGCGACTTCCGGCCATGTCAGACTCTATGCTCTGA
- the LOC103858861 gene encoding uncharacterized protein At3g61260, which produces MESGKAQLSVINAWKEQKITKVTNKTEKKLLEISSWEKKQTTKIESQLANTQRKMDSKKKEKAEKLRRNKAAVHAKAQEKKARVQTRRAQEILDAEDEAATFQATGQIPNKSSCSCF; this is translated from the exons ATGGAGTCGG GAAAAGCGCAGTTATCAGTCATCAATGCATGGAAGGAACAAAAGATAACAAAGGTGACGAACAA GACTGAGAAGAAGCTCCTAGAGATTTCATCATGGGAAAAAAAGCAAACAACCAAGATCGAATCTCAACTCGCTAATACCCAG CGGAAGATGGACAGTAAGAAAAAGGAGAAAGCAGAGAAACTGAGGCGCAACAAAGCAGCAGTTCATGCAAAAGCGCAAGAGAAGAAGGCACGGGTTCAAACCCGACGCGCTCAAGAGATCCTCGATGCAGAAGACGAAGCTGCTACGTTTCAAGCCACGGGACAGATTCCCAACAAGTCATCTTGCAGCTGCTTCTGA